The window CCATCAGGCGGGAGCTGGCTTCGATCCCGACACGGGGCTGGGCGGTCGACCGCGAGGAGGGCGTGATCGGCGTGAGCTGCGTGGGCGCTCCGGTCTTCGGCCCGCTCGGCGACGTGGTGGCCGCCGTGTCCGCGACCGGACCCAACCACCTGATCCGCGCGGACCGCATCGGGCCGGCCGTACGGCTGGCCGCCGCCGCGGCGTCCCGCGCCTACTCCACCCGTCGCTGACCCGGCACCGAAGTCCAAGTCCCAGTGAGCGGGACGCGTCGTTGCGGAACTCCCGGGCCGCCCCCACGCTGTGGTGTCAGACACACCGCGAAGTGGCGGTGCGGTGGCCTCAAGGAGACGACGGTGACTCTAGGTGGTGGCTACATGTTGCCTTCGCGCGGCGGACGCGCGATCGCGGCGATCGGGCTCGGGATCACGGTCAAGACCGACGGTAAGTCGACCCATGACGCCTACTCGATGTTCGAGTACGCCGTACCCCCGCGTACCGACGGCCCACCCCCGCACGTCCACACCCGCGAAGACGAGTCCTTCATCTGTCTCGCCGGACGGCTCGATGTCCACCTCGGCGGCGAGGACTTCGTCCTGGAGCACGGCGACTATCTGTTCCTGCCGCGCGATGTGACACATGCCTTCCGCAATCCGTACGACGAGGAGTCGAGGGTCGTCTCCGTGGTCTCGCCCGCCGGTCTGGAGGACTACTACCAGGCGCTCGCGGACATGCCTCCCGGGCCCAAGGACATCCGGGTGATGACACGCATCATGGCCGACTTCGGCATCGAGTTGCGCCTTCCGCCCGAGGCCCGGTGAGCCATGAGGATCGCGGTCATTGGTGCCGGGGTGGCGGGTCTGGCCACGGCGAAAGTGCTCCTGCAGGCCGGACACCACGTCCAGGTCTTCGACAAGTCTCCCGACGTCGGCGGTGTCTGGAGCCGGACGCGCCGCTATCCCGGCCTGACGACGCAGAGCCCGAAGGCGCAGTACGCGCTCTCGGACCTGCCCATGCCCAAGGACTACCCCGAGTGGCCGACGGGCGCCCAGGTCCAGGCGTATCTCGCCGAGTACGCCGCCGCGTTCGGCATAGAACGGGTCCTGCGGCTGAGCACCGAGGTCACGCACGCCCGCCCCGGTACCGACGGCACCTGGACCATCGAGACCCGCGACAGCACGGGCACCGAGATCCAGTGGGACTTCGACCGTCTCGTCGTCGCGAACGGCGTCTTCTGCGAACCGGCCGTCCCGTCCTACCCGGGGACCGAGGAGTTCACGGCGGCCGGAGGCCGGCTCTGCGCCGGAACCGAGTTCCACGACGCCGAGGACGCCCGCGACAAGCACGTCCTCGTCGTGGGCTACGGCAAGTCGGCGTGCGACATCACCGTTCCGATCAGCGAGGTCGCCGCGAGTACCGACGTCATCGCGCGTCAGCTGCTGTGGAAGATGCCGCGCAAGGTCGGCGGGGTCCTCAACTTCAAGATGCTGCTGATGACCCGCCTCGGTGAGGCGCTGTTCCGCTACATCCGGCTGCGCGGATTCGAGAAGTTCCTGCACGGGCCGGGCAACGGCCTGCGCCGCCGGATGATCAACTCCATCGGTTCGGTGTCGGTGCGGCAGTTCGGGCTCAGGCGCCTGGGCCTGGTGCCGCCCGGCCAGATGGAGGACATCGTCCGCGGTGCCATCGGGCTTGCGACCGAGGGGTTCTTCGAGGGTGTCGCCGCGGGCAGCATCGTAGTCCGCCATGACCGGACCATCGTCCGGCTCCTCGCGGCGAGCGGCAGGCCGTTCGCCGAGCTGAGCGACGGTACGACCCTTCCGGCCGACATAGTCGTGTGCGCCACGGGCTTCACGCAGGGAGTGCCCTTCCTGCCCGAGGAGGTGCGGGAGCAACTTCTCGACGAGCGCGGAAACTTCATGCTCTATCGCCAGATCCTGCCGGTCGGGGTCCCCGCGCTGTACTTCAACGGATACAACTCCTCGTTCTTCAGCCCGCTGAACGCCGAGATGGCCGCGGTCTGGATCGCGGCGGACCTGGCGGGCGCGCTGCCGCTGCCGGACACCCCGACCATGCGCCAAGCAGTCGTCGACCAGCTGGCGTTCATGGACATCGCCATGAACAAGCACCACTGCCACGGCACGAAGATCATCCCGTTCTCGCTGCACAACGTCGACGAGGTACTCGGCGATCTCGGAATCGACATCAAGCGGCGCACCCGGGCCGCGCACTGGCTCAATCCGGTCGACCCCGCGGCCTACCGGCACATCGCTCCGGCCGCGCTCGCACGCAATAAGTCCTATGACCCACAGGCCGGTTCCGGACCCGCTCCGGCCGGCGACACCGCGCGTGCTGTGTGACTCCGGACGAAGTTACTGACCATCCCTGCGGCAGCGCCGACCGCAGGCCCCGGAACCTGCCGGACTCGGGGCCGCTCCATGGCTCCGGCAGCGGTCGCCGGGGAGCCGCGGCGGACTCGTCGTGGGAACTGCGGATCACCCCCGGCAGCTCCCACCACGAGTCCGCCTGGAACCTGGGCGGGCCGGATTGCCGGTCTACGCCACGATCCGGACCCGCGCTGACGGGTGAACCCTCCTCCTACGAGCCCACCGAGTACCGCCTGCAGTCGGACGGCGCCGGCCCTGTGCGCCCTTCAGTAGGCGCGGGTTGCTTACCGAGTCGGGGCCCAGCGAGGATCAGGTCGTGGTCGGGGCTGGTGCGGCCGTTGGTCAGCACCCATACGATCCCGATCGAGGAGCTCGAAGCCCGCTGATGCGGCAGTCTGTGGCGGCTGCGTGTGTTGCTGTCATGCCGTCAGGTTCGGTGAGCGCATCTTTTCGGGGGCTGTCGGTTACTGCTCGCCCAGAGTGGTGGCGCGTTGGTCGACTTCGGTGTCCGAGCGCCGTGCGCCGATGAATCGTGTGGGCCGGAAAGGCCGCAGGAGGTCCTGCTCCTGATCGGTGGTGATCTCGCTCGCGGCCAGTCGTCCCAGAATCGGTGCCAGGGTGACGCCGCTGTGCGAGACCAGGCAGTAGACGCGGGACTGCTTGGAGGTGTAGCCGGCGACGCTGTGGCCATCCGCGGGCAATGACCGCAAGCCGACGCGCAAGTCGATCTGTGGTGCGTGACTCGGCTCGGGCAGCAGTGCCAAGAAGCGCCGGGCGAGGGTGCGTGCAAGGTCCCCGTCCACTGATGGAGGGTTTGCCGGGTCGACGTCCGCGTTCAGATCGAGAGCCTGCAGGACGGTCTGACCGCCGGCCGCGGGGCGGAGGTTGAGGCCCGGGCTGTGGATCACACAGCGAAGGCCGACTTCCGGAGTTCTGGCGTACCCGAGCAGGCCGACGGCCTGCGATCCGCGACTGGTAGCCGTCACCATGGGAATGCTGATACCGGCCCCTGCAGCCAGCCGCTGCGTCCAGCGGCCCGCCGCCAGCACGACGCGATCGCCCTTGACGGTTTCTCCTCCGGCCAGCGTGACGGACACTCCGTCAGCTCGGTCATCAATGGCCACGACCTCGCCGAATGCCAGTCTGGCTCCGTGCCGTTCGGCGTCGGCCAGCAGGTTCCTCATGAAGAGGTCGGGCAGCACGTATCCCTCGCTGGGGAAGTGAGCGATGCACCTGATGGTCTGCGGGATCCGGAGGTCGCCTGCGATTCGCCTGGCTTCGGCAGGCGTGACCCAGTGGGAGGGGTAGCCGAGGGAGTGCAGTCGTTCCACGTTCCCGGCGAGCCATTGCTCGCTTTCGGAGTCCGCCCACTGCATTGCTCCGCTGGGGAAGTAGGACGGCGCGCCGGGCAGTTGCTCGGCGAGCCTGGTGTGCTCCTCCATCCCCGCGAGGTTGAGCCTGTGGTAGTCCGGGTCCAGCTTCCTGCTGGAGTTGGTCCAGGCGAAGGTGGTTGCGCTGGTACCGGTGCCGGCTCCCTGCTGATCCACCAGGAGAACTTCCTCGCCGACCACGGCAAGCTGCCTTGCGACGCTTACCCCCAGCACACCGGTACCGATAATGATGACCTTCATCGTCTGCGCACTCCCTTCCGGCAAAGACACGCTGATCACATCGCGCTCGCGTCGACGTCGAGGACGCCGTCTTGACGGACCGCCGTTGCCATCGCGGTCAGCATGGAATCGAACGCGGCAACAGGACAAGCACACCGTCCTGCACACCGGCGTCTGGTGGAAGTGGAAGCACCTGCCGCAGGAGCTCAGCTTCGGGTCGGGCATGCCAGTTGGCGGCGGCCGCGTGGAAGGCGGCGGAGGGTGTGGGGCCAGCTGCATGTGCTGCTGCTGAGTTTCCCGGGGAACCAGCCGAGGAACGTGCGGCCAGGCGACGGCAGCCGCGAAAAGGACATCCGTGGCACAGAGGCGGCGCAGCAGACTAAAGCGCGATCGACCTCACCCCGCCGGCGCGCTGATCTCCCTTTTGAGGATCTTGCCGCTGGGGCCGGTCGGCAGTGTGTCCACGAGCCACACCTCGCGCGGGTACTTGTACGCCGCCACCCGCTCCTTGACGAACTGCCGGAGCTCGTCGGGTGTGGCCTGTGCGTTTGGGCGCAGCACTACCGCGGCCGCGATCTCCTCGCCCAGATGTGCGTCGGTCACGCCCACCACCGCGGCCAGCGCGACGGCCGGGTGCTCGTGGAGCACCTCCTCGATCTCGCGCGGGTAGACGTTGTAGCCACCGCGGATGATCATGTCCTTCTTGCGGTCCACGATGTACAGATAGCCGTCCGCGTCCTGACGCGCGAGGTCGCCGCTGCGCAGCCAGCCGTCCGGGATGGCGGCCGCCGTCTCCTCCGGGCGGTTCCAGTACCCCTGCATCACGTTCGGCCCGCGCACGGCCAGTTCGCCGATCTCGCCGGGGGCCACGTCCTGGCCCTTGTCGTCGAGGAGCCGCACCTCCACGTCCTTGATCGGGGTGCCGATGGACCCGGCCTTGCGCGGCCGGTCGGGGTGGTTGAAGGTGACCACCGGACTGGTCTCGGACATGCCGAAGCCCTCCAGCACCACACAGCCGAAGCGACGCTCGAAGCCGTGCAGGATCTCCACCGGCAGCGAGGCTCCGCCGGAGACGCACATCCGCAGCGTGGATACGTCGGCCTGTGACGGGTGCTGGAGCAGGGCCGCGTACATGGTCGGTACGCCCTCGAAGATCGTCGCCCCGTCGCGGGCGATGGCGTCCAGCACGGTCTGCGGGTCGAAGCGGGGGATCAGGGTGAGCGAGGCACCGGCGCGGACGGTCACGCTCATCGTGCAGATCTGGCCGAAGATGTGGAACAGCGGCAGACAGCCCACGACCACGTCCTCCGCCGTCATCTGCTGCACATGGACCGCGTTGACGTCGGTGTTGTGCCGCAGCCCGGCGTGGGTGAGCGTGGCGCCCTTGGGGCGGCCGGTGGTGCCGGAGGTGTACAGCAGCACAGCCACGCCCTCGTCGTCCGGCTCACTCACCTCCGGCAGCGGCTCGTGACCGGCCAGCAGGCCGGCGAAGGCGGAGGGCTCGACGGCCATGTGCCGCACTCCGGCGGCGGCCGCGCCCTGCGCGCCCTCGCCCGGCGCCTGGTGCCACTCGAAGAGCATCCTGGCGCCCGAGTCGCGCAGGTGGTACTCGGTCTCACGGGTCTTCAGCAGTGGGTTCATCGGTACGACGACCGCTCCGGCGCGCAGCACGCCGTAGTACAGGACGACGAACTCGGGAACGTTGGGCAGCATCAGAGCGATCCGGTCGCCCGGTCGTACGCCCCCGGACCGCAGCAGCGCGGCTGCGCGGGCGCTGCGCTCGTCGAGCTCCGCGTAGCTGGTGACCTGGCCCCCCAGTCGCAGTGCGGGGCGTTCCGGCTGCCGCCGTGCCGTCTCCACCAGGAACTGAGCCAGATTGGCCATGACCGCCTCCACGAACGTCGCCGTCGAAATCCGCTGTTCACGCTGACGACATCGTGCAGATGTCCGTGGCGACGGCCTATGTGCGGTACGACAGCGTCTGCCCTCCCGAATTGTTCCCGAGAACAAAACAGGCGCGTTACGCTGCGGGAATGAACCTCCAAGGAGTGGTCTCGGCACTTCAGGCGAGGCTGCCGGAACTGGGCGAACAGATGGCGCAGCGCATCCGCTCGGACGTCGACGCCTACAAGGACGAGTCGCTGATCCCCTTCGACTCGCTGCGCAGCTCGTGCACCGCCAACGCGGACCTGCTCCTGAACCAGCTCGGCCGCGCGGGCGCACAGGACCCGAGCCCGGCCCGGGAGACCGGCCGCCTCCGCGCCGAGCAGGGCGTACCGCTGGCGGACACCCTGCACGCGTACCGGATCGGCTTCGAGCTCCTGTGGACGGACATCCTCGCCGAGGCACGCACCCATCCCGACGTCACCGACGCCCAGTTGGTCTCCCAGTCCGCGGAGATCTGGGCCCTGTTCGGCCGCTACGCAGAGGCGGTGGCGGCGGCCTACCGGGAGACCACCGCCGAACTGACCTCGCGGCGTCAGGCACGCCGCTCGGCATTGGTGGAGGCGCTGTTCACCGGCGTCATCGCCGACCGCACGCTGTGGGAGGCCGCCCGCGAGCTGGGCCTGCCCGACCGCGGGCCGTACGTGGTCGCCGTGGCGGCCGCCGACGCTCCCGGCGAGGAGCCACTGGCGGGGACGGAAGCGGCACTGCGTCAGGCCCAGGTCCACTTCGCCTGGCGGCTGCTGCCCGACCAGCAGATCGGCCTGGCCGCCCTTCCCACGCTGACGGCGGAGAGCACCTGCCTGCGCATCCTGCGCCGCGCGGGCGCCCGCGTAGGCATCAGCCCCTGCTTTCACTCGCTGCAGGACACCCCGCAGGCTCTGCGCTTCGCCCGTCTGGCTCTGGCCGGCCTCCAGGGCACCGGACCCGGCCTCGCACGGTTCGACGACAACCCGCTGGCCATGGTCGTCGCCGCCGCCCCGGCCGAGGCGGCGCACCTCGTGGAAGTCGTCCTCCAGCCCCTGCTCGACCTCCCGGCCGCGGAGCGTTCCCGTCTCCTTCAGACCCTTGAGCACTGGTACGCCGCCGCCGGCTCCGCCACGGACGCGGCACGCAGTCTCTTCGTCCACCCCAACACCGTCCGCTACCGGCTGCGCCGCGTCGAGGAGCTGACGGCCCGCTCCCTGTCCGATCCACGAACGGCGGCGGACATCGGCGCGGCGCTTCTGGCGGTCCGCCGGGCGGGCGCGTCATTCAGTTGACGTCATTCAGTGAGCCTTCTCAGCGTGCCCCCCGATCAGATGGCGGCTCCGACGCCCCTGGCATCAAGCACGCGCCGAGGAGGCACTCAGCTGAAAGCGTCGGTCATGCAGTCCAGCCGGCAGTCGGCGGCCTCATAACGCTGGCGGAGGGCGGCAGCTGCCTCTTCGCGGTCCACGAAGAGCCCGTAGTGCCGGCACGCCGCCCTGGTCACGTCTGCGACCGTGACGATGGCCGGTTCGCCGCGTGCGGCCCGGCGGCGCGCTTCGGCGATGGCCAGGTCCGCAGAACGCAGCAGGTTTCTGGAACGGTCCCGGATCACGGCAGCCTGGGCCCGTTTCACCGAGAGGGGGCGCAGGACACGTCCCCGCCAGATGACGCCGGCGGCGACAAGTACGAGACCGAGAGCTACGGACAGGAGTCCGCCGGGGGCGTGAGGCATCTATCCAGTCTTCACCACTCGCGTGGTGATCGTCATGTCCGCGCCGGGGCCGATTTTCGGAGCGACTTGGTGTCACTTGAGCCTTTCAGCGCGGCCACCGGTCGGGGGAACGCCGCCAGGATGCGCAACGCACGAGGTTCCGTCGGTAGGTGTTCGAAGTCTCAACTCAGAAGCCCAGGAGGTCCGTTGGTTCCCCACCGAGCGGCAGCTCGCCGTGACGAGCAGCATTCAAAGTCTGCTGCTGGGGCTGTCTGGCGGGATGCGAGCAACGATCGCGCGGCAGGGGCGGTGCGCTTGAGCGGGGTCGTCCAGCGGCCGGCCGAGCCCTGTGGGCGACCTGCCTCAGCGGCATGGGGTGTGGTGGGCAGCGTAGGGGTGGTGCCCGTGTTGTGCTGTATGACCCCGTTCCCGGTTCGAGCGGCAAGACGCCCGTGGGACGGCACGATGAACGCGACAAAGTGCGGTGGGACAGCGACAAGATGCGCCGGGAAGGGGCAGCCGCCCCCGAGCTGAGCTTGCCGATTTCGGTCCGGTGACCTGGTTCTCGGACCGGATCAGTCGTCGCAGGCTGGTCCGTGCCCTGGCCAGGTGAGCTGCGCTGCGAACGCGGGCGAGGACGGGCCCGCTCCGCGGCGAGGTTGGGAGCGAAGCGCTCGAGCAGGCGGTGGCATGCGGACCCGGGGCCGGCACGTGCGCGGATGATGAGTCCAGGCCGATGACGCTGTCACGCGCTGTCGCGTGTGCCTGGATCCAGCGGGACTTGCCTGCGGCCGGCGGCCCGGTGACGGCGTACAACGCTGTCCGCTCCTCAACTGAGTGCGAGCAGGATGACCCACATGACCCCGGACAGGGTCGGCAGACCGTAGACCACGAGCGGCATGTGGCTTGGGCCTCGGCCCCGGCTGAGGACGCGGATCGCCAGGTAGTCGGGGACGCGGCGTCCCAGCTGGCGGACCATGTTCCGTGCGTATGTGTAGTGGCGGTACATCGCGTAGAGCCAGGCCAGCGTCAAGACGATGCCAAATGCAGCAAGGACGCGGGTTGCGGTGAGCGCGCGGTCTGCGCCATGGCTGCTGCCTGTGCTCGCTGACAGCATCGTGGCGTAGCCGACCACTTGGAGCGACTGGGCGAGGAGGAAGAGATTCCCTC of the Streptomyces sp. NBC_00287 genome contains:
- a CDS encoding PucR family transcriptional regulator, translating into MNLQGVVSALQARLPELGEQMAQRIRSDVDAYKDESLIPFDSLRSSCTANADLLLNQLGRAGAQDPSPARETGRLRAEQGVPLADTLHAYRIGFELLWTDILAEARTHPDVTDAQLVSQSAEIWALFGRYAEAVAAAYRETTAELTSRRQARRSALVEALFTGVIADRTLWEAARELGLPDRGPYVVAVAAADAPGEEPLAGTEAALRQAQVHFAWRLLPDQQIGLAALPTLTAESTCLRILRRAGARVGISPCFHSLQDTPQALRFARLALAGLQGTGPGLARFDDNPLAMVVAAAPAEAAHLVEVVLQPLLDLPAAERSRLLQTLEHWYAAAGSATDAARSLFVHPNTVRYRLRRVEELTARSLSDPRTAADIGAALLAVRRAGASFS
- a CDS encoding flavin-containing monooxygenase; translated protein: MRIAVIGAGVAGLATAKVLLQAGHHVQVFDKSPDVGGVWSRTRRYPGLTTQSPKAQYALSDLPMPKDYPEWPTGAQVQAYLAEYAAAFGIERVLRLSTEVTHARPGTDGTWTIETRDSTGTEIQWDFDRLVVANGVFCEPAVPSYPGTEEFTAAGGRLCAGTEFHDAEDARDKHVLVVGYGKSACDITVPISEVAASTDVIARQLLWKMPRKVGGVLNFKMLLMTRLGEALFRYIRLRGFEKFLHGPGNGLRRRMINSIGSVSVRQFGLRRLGLVPPGQMEDIVRGAIGLATEGFFEGVAAGSIVVRHDRTIVRLLAASGRPFAELSDGTTLPADIVVCATGFTQGVPFLPEEVREQLLDERGNFMLYRQILPVGVPALYFNGYNSSFFSPLNAEMAAVWIAADLAGALPLPDTPTMRQAVVDQLAFMDIAMNKHHCHGTKIIPFSLHNVDEVLGDLGIDIKRRTRAAHWLNPVDPAAYRHIAPAALARNKSYDPQAGSGPAPAGDTARAV
- a CDS encoding long-chain-fatty-acid--CoA ligase; translated protein: MANLAQFLVETARRQPERPALRLGGQVTSYAELDERSARAAALLRSGGVRPGDRIALMLPNVPEFVVLYYGVLRAGAVVVPMNPLLKTRETEYHLRDSGARMLFEWHQAPGEGAQGAAAAGVRHMAVEPSAFAGLLAGHEPLPEVSEPDDEGVAVLLYTSGTTGRPKGATLTHAGLRHNTDVNAVHVQQMTAEDVVVGCLPLFHIFGQICTMSVTVRAGASLTLIPRFDPQTVLDAIARDGATIFEGVPTMYAALLQHPSQADVSTLRMCVSGGASLPVEILHGFERRFGCVVLEGFGMSETSPVVTFNHPDRPRKAGSIGTPIKDVEVRLLDDKGQDVAPGEIGELAVRGPNVMQGYWNRPEETAAAIPDGWLRSGDLARQDADGYLYIVDRKKDMIIRGGYNVYPREIEEVLHEHPAVALAAVVGVTDAHLGEEIAAAVVLRPNAQATPDELRQFVKERVAAYKYPREVWLVDTLPTGPSGKILKREISAPAG
- a CDS encoding cupin domain-containing protein, with the translated sequence MTLGGGYMLPSRGGRAIAAIGLGITVKTDGKSTHDAYSMFEYAVPPRTDGPPPHVHTREDESFICLAGRLDVHLGGEDFVLEHGDYLFLPRDVTHAFRNPYDEESRVVSVVSPAGLEDYYQALADMPPGPKDIRVMTRIMADFGIELRLPPEAR
- a CDS encoding NAD(P)/FAD-dependent oxidoreductase codes for the protein MKVIIIGTGVLGVSVARQLAVVGEEVLLVDQQGAGTGTSATTFAWTNSSRKLDPDYHRLNLAGMEEHTRLAEQLPGAPSYFPSGAMQWADSESEQWLAGNVERLHSLGYPSHWVTPAEARRIAGDLRIPQTIRCIAHFPSEGYVLPDLFMRNLLADAERHGARLAFGEVVAIDDRADGVSVTLAGGETVKGDRVVLAAGRWTQRLAAGAGISIPMVTATSRGSQAVGLLGYARTPEVGLRCVIHSPGLNLRPAAGGQTVLQALDLNADVDPANPPSVDGDLARTLARRFLALLPEPSHAPQIDLRVGLRSLPADGHSVAGYTSKQSRVYCLVSHSGVTLAPILGRLAASEITTDQEQDLLRPFRPTRFIGARRSDTEVDQRATTLGEQ